A genome region from Cardiocondyla obscurior isolate alpha-2009 linkage group LG14, Cobs3.1, whole genome shotgun sequence includes the following:
- the Lap gene encoding phosphatidylinositol-binding clathrin assembly protein isoform X1 — MAGQTINDRLLAARHSIAGQGLAKSVCKATTEEMIGPKKKHLDYLIHCTNEPNVSIPQLANLLIERSQNTNWTVVFKALITVHHMMCYGNERFTQYLASSNSTFQLNNFLDKSGVQAGIRVGYDMSPFIRRYAKYLNEKALSYRTVAFDFCKVKRGKEDGTLRIMNAEKLLKTLPVLQSQLDALLEFDCTANDLTNGVINMAFMLLFRDLIRLFACYNDGIINLLEKYFDMNKKQCRDALDLYKKFLIRMDRVGEFLKVAENVGIDKGDIPDLTKAPSSLLDALEQHLASLEGKKGSAANTPTQSASSNRTNVKSGVSALSSTSTAFGTAASNARLEQTGNGHIDEALRQQALAEEEAAMNQYKAKVQSPSSTSTNPFLSSPTNNANQPIVDLFGASTDNQQSSQKASDDLLQLAGNPFANMFGAQSATVTTQPSAQMQNNMWMINGTAGAPGAAASVPNPFMSDFPSLGTTGGQQATNAGAFGLFDQNAGGESVQAAQTGTAQPGDLFSAGQADLFGSDGSAAAMLKNPANSGDGDAAAAEVVASAVPPTVGKASSTATPPPRPPPPATAVAAANGAAPRAMSPTLGGGAPHGRSAAATAPTAAAAPGSASSKSAFDDLNDSIRMALGGSPSRPAPMIQQQQAAMTAQQQPLQQQMPPAAAAGAGMFGMNDPTTGQPVMSGAPIVGYGIPTQAQVPVGYGSPAKQPMSAAGQPVGAANTGKVLTGDLDSSLASLAQNLTINKSAQQQVKGMQWNSPKNAAKTGGPAGGWTPQPMAATTGAGYRPMGQGMTQLLPTTTTTIGFPSQPAMMGMQGMPMGMQGMQGMRPMMCTIPGASAAGGGMMVTGGAAPMMAMPGANPMMAGPNLQQQHPQAQPAAAAQSQGNAVQLDPFGAL, encoded by the exons ATTTAATCCATTGCACGAATGAGCCAAATGTCTCCATACCGCAGCTCGCTAATCTCTTGATAGAACGTTCGCAGAACACAAACTGGACGGTGGTCTTCAAAGCTCTGATCACTGTGCATCATATGATGTGCTATGGCAATGAG aggTTCACACAGTATCTCGCGTCCAGCAACAGCACGTTTCAGCTTAATAATTTCCTCGACAAGAGCGGCGTACAAg CAGGAATACGCGTGG GATATGACATGTCACCCTTCATTAGGCGCTACGCTAAATATCTTAACGAGAAGGCTCTCTCCTACAGGACGGTAGCGTTTGACTTTTGCAAAGTGAAAAGAGG GAAGGAGGACGGCACTTTACGCATAATGAATGCCGAGAAACTCCTGAAAACTTTGCCGGTGTTGCAGTCGCAACTCGACGCACTGCTGGAATTCGATTGTACGGCTAACGACCTCACGAATGGCGTCATAAACATGGCCTTCATGCTCCTCTTTCGAGATCTTATCCGGTTATTTGCCTGCTATAATGATGGCATCATTAATCTGTTAG AAAAGTATTTCGACATGAACAAGAAACAATGTCGAGACGCTTTAGATCTTTACAAGAAGTTCCTCATACGCATGGACAGGGTCGGGGAATTTCTGAAAGTCGCAGAA aatgtTGGCATTGATAAAGGAGACATACCAGATTTGACAAAG GCACCGAGCAGTTTATTGGATGCCTTAGAACAACATCTTGCTTCTCTGGAGGGGAAAAAAGGTTCCGCCGCAAACACGCCGACGCAGTCAGCAAG CAGCAATAGAACCAATGTAAAGTCGGGAGTGTCCGCCCTGTCTTCCACCAGTACCGCGTTCGGAACAGCAGCCAGTAATGCACGGCTCGAGCAAACTGGAAACGGCCACATCGACGAAGCGTTGCGACAGCAAGCTCTCGCGGAAGAAGAAGCCGCTATGAATCAATACAAG GCAAAAGTACAGTCGCCATCAAGTACTAGCACGAATCCTTTCCTCAGTTCGCCAACCAATAACGCTAACCAACCGATCGTGGACTTGTTCGGTGCAAGCACCGATAATCAG CAATCGTCTCAGAAAGCGTCGGACGATTTGCTGCAGCTGGCAGGCAATCCATTTGCAAACATGTTTGGAGCGCAGTCTGCCACAGTAACCACGCAGCCCTCCGCTCAGATGCAGAATAACATGTGGATGATCAACGGTACTG CTGGCGCCCCAGGAGCAGCCGCGTCCGTACCTAATCCCTTTATGTCCGATTTCCCGTCCCTCGGTACCACCGGCGGTCAGCAGGCGACGAACGCGGGCGCTTTCGGGCTCTTCGATCAGAATGCCGGCGGAGAATCAGTACAGGCAGCGCAAACGGGAACGGCGCAACCCGGAGACCTTTTCAGTGCCGGTCAAGCGGATCTTTTCGGGAGCGACGGGTCCGCCGCCGCGATGCTGAAGAACCCCGCGAACAGCGGCGACGGGGATGCTGCGGCGGCCGAGGTGGTGGCGTCTGCGGTACCTCCTACCGTCGGGAAAGCATCGTCCACGGCTACGCCGCCACCTAGACCACCGCCACCCGCGACCGCCGTTGCTGCTGCGAACGGTGCCGCACCGCGTGCAATGTCTCCGACCCTTGGTGGTGGAGCGCCACATGGTAGGtcagcggcggcgacggcgccaaCGGCGGCAGCGGCCCCGGGCTCCGCTTCTAGCAAGAGCGCGTTCGATGATCTTAACGACAGTATCCGTATGGCACTGGGTGGGTCTCCGTCACGGCCAGCGCCCATGATCCAGCAGCAACAAGCTGCAATGACCGCGCAACAGCAACCGCTGCAGCAACAAATGCCGCCGGCAGCAGCGGCGGGCGCTGGTATGTTTGGCATGAACGATCCCACGACCGGTCAACCCGTGATGTCCGGTGCGCCGATCGTAGGCTACGGTATCCCTACCCAAGCCCAAGTCCCCGTGGGGTACGGTTCGCCGGCAAAGCAGCCGATGTCAG ccGCGGGTCAACCAGTTGGTGCTGCTAACACTGGCAAAGTTCTGACCGGTGATTTGGACAGCAGTCTAGCGAGCCTTGCGCAAAACTTAACAATTAATAAGAGCGCGCAGCAGCAAGTAAA gGGAATGCAATGGAACTCACCGAAGAATGCAGCGAAAACAGGCGGTCCTGCCGGTGGATGGACACCACAGCCCATGGCAGCTACTACTGGTGCTGGATATCGGCCCATG GGCCAGGGAATGACGCAACTGCTACCTACGACCACTACGACTATAGGTTTCCCTTCACAACCCGCGATGATG GGTATGCAAGGTATGCCGATGGGCATGCAGGGTATGCAGGGTATGAGGCCGATGATGTGCACTATCCCAGGTGCTTCCGCCGCCGGTGGCGGAATGATGGTTACGGGAGGAGCTGCGCCTATGATGGCAATGCCCGGCGCGAATCCCATGATGGCTGGTCCTAATTTGCAACAGCAGCATCCTCAAGCTCAACCCGCTGCAGCAGCTCAGTCACAAGGCAATGCTGTCCAACTCGATCCTTTTGGTGCTCTGTGA
- the Lap gene encoding phosphatidylinositol-binding clathrin assembly protein isoform X5, with amino-acid sequence MAGQTINDRLLAARHSIAGQGLAKSVCKATTEEMIGPKKKHLDYLIHCTNEPNVSIPQLANLLIERSQNTNWTVVFKALITVHHMMCYGNERFTQYLASSNSTFQLNNFLDKSGVQGYDMSPFIRRYAKYLNEKALSYRTVAFDFCKVKRGKEDGTLRIMNAEKLLKTLPVLQSQLDALLEFDCTANDLTNGVINMAFMLLFRDLIRLFACYNDGIINLLEKYFDMNKKQCRDALDLYKKFLIRMDRVGEFLKVAENVGIDKGDIPDLTKAPSSLLDALEQHLASLEGKKGSAANTPTQSASNRTNVKSGVSALSSTSTAFGTAASNARLEQTGNGHIDEALRQQALAEEEAAMNQYKAKVQSPSSTSTNPFLSSPTNNANQPIVDLFGASTDNQQSSQKASDDLLQLAGNPFANMFGAQSATVTTQPSAQMQNNMWMINGTAGAPGAAASVPNPFMSDFPSLGTTGGQQATNAGAFGLFDQNAGGESVQAAQTGTAQPGDLFSAGQADLFGSDGSAAAMLKNPANSGDGDAAAAEVVASAVPPTVGKASSTATPPPRPPPPATAVAAANGAAPRAMSPTLGGGAPHGRSAAATAPTAAAAPGSASSKSAFDDLNDSIRMALGGSPSRPAPMIQQQQAAMTAQQQPLQQQMPPAAAAGAGMFGMNDPTTGQPVMSGAPIVGYGIPTQAQVPVGYGSPAKQPMSAAGQPVGAANTGKVLTGDLDSSLASLAQNLTINKSAQQQVKGMQWNSPKNAAKTGGPAGGWTPQPMAATTGAGYRPMGQGMTQLLPTTTTTIGFPSQPAMMGMQGMPMGMQGMQGMRPMMCTIPGASAAGGGMMVTGGAAPMMAMPGANPMMAGPNLQQQHPQAQPAAAAQSQGNAVQLDPFGAL; translated from the exons ATTTAATCCATTGCACGAATGAGCCAAATGTCTCCATACCGCAGCTCGCTAATCTCTTGATAGAACGTTCGCAGAACACAAACTGGACGGTGGTCTTCAAAGCTCTGATCACTGTGCATCATATGATGTGCTATGGCAATGAG aggTTCACACAGTATCTCGCGTCCAGCAACAGCACGTTTCAGCTTAATAATTTCCTCGACAAGAGCGGCGTACAAg GATATGACATGTCACCCTTCATTAGGCGCTACGCTAAATATCTTAACGAGAAGGCTCTCTCCTACAGGACGGTAGCGTTTGACTTTTGCAAAGTGAAAAGAGG GAAGGAGGACGGCACTTTACGCATAATGAATGCCGAGAAACTCCTGAAAACTTTGCCGGTGTTGCAGTCGCAACTCGACGCACTGCTGGAATTCGATTGTACGGCTAACGACCTCACGAATGGCGTCATAAACATGGCCTTCATGCTCCTCTTTCGAGATCTTATCCGGTTATTTGCCTGCTATAATGATGGCATCATTAATCTGTTAG AAAAGTATTTCGACATGAACAAGAAACAATGTCGAGACGCTTTAGATCTTTACAAGAAGTTCCTCATACGCATGGACAGGGTCGGGGAATTTCTGAAAGTCGCAGAA aatgtTGGCATTGATAAAGGAGACATACCAGATTTGACAAAG GCACCGAGCAGTTTATTGGATGCCTTAGAACAACATCTTGCTTCTCTGGAGGGGAAAAAAGGTTCCGCCGCAAACACGCCGACGCAGTCAGCAAG CAATAGAACCAATGTAAAGTCGGGAGTGTCCGCCCTGTCTTCCACCAGTACCGCGTTCGGAACAGCAGCCAGTAATGCACGGCTCGAGCAAACTGGAAACGGCCACATCGACGAAGCGTTGCGACAGCAAGCTCTCGCGGAAGAAGAAGCCGCTATGAATCAATACAAG GCAAAAGTACAGTCGCCATCAAGTACTAGCACGAATCCTTTCCTCAGTTCGCCAACCAATAACGCTAACCAACCGATCGTGGACTTGTTCGGTGCAAGCACCGATAATCAG CAATCGTCTCAGAAAGCGTCGGACGATTTGCTGCAGCTGGCAGGCAATCCATTTGCAAACATGTTTGGAGCGCAGTCTGCCACAGTAACCACGCAGCCCTCCGCTCAGATGCAGAATAACATGTGGATGATCAACGGTACTG CTGGCGCCCCAGGAGCAGCCGCGTCCGTACCTAATCCCTTTATGTCCGATTTCCCGTCCCTCGGTACCACCGGCGGTCAGCAGGCGACGAACGCGGGCGCTTTCGGGCTCTTCGATCAGAATGCCGGCGGAGAATCAGTACAGGCAGCGCAAACGGGAACGGCGCAACCCGGAGACCTTTTCAGTGCCGGTCAAGCGGATCTTTTCGGGAGCGACGGGTCCGCCGCCGCGATGCTGAAGAACCCCGCGAACAGCGGCGACGGGGATGCTGCGGCGGCCGAGGTGGTGGCGTCTGCGGTACCTCCTACCGTCGGGAAAGCATCGTCCACGGCTACGCCGCCACCTAGACCACCGCCACCCGCGACCGCCGTTGCTGCTGCGAACGGTGCCGCACCGCGTGCAATGTCTCCGACCCTTGGTGGTGGAGCGCCACATGGTAGGtcagcggcggcgacggcgccaaCGGCGGCAGCGGCCCCGGGCTCCGCTTCTAGCAAGAGCGCGTTCGATGATCTTAACGACAGTATCCGTATGGCACTGGGTGGGTCTCCGTCACGGCCAGCGCCCATGATCCAGCAGCAACAAGCTGCAATGACCGCGCAACAGCAACCGCTGCAGCAACAAATGCCGCCGGCAGCAGCGGCGGGCGCTGGTATGTTTGGCATGAACGATCCCACGACCGGTCAACCCGTGATGTCCGGTGCGCCGATCGTAGGCTACGGTATCCCTACCCAAGCCCAAGTCCCCGTGGGGTACGGTTCGCCGGCAAAGCAGCCGATGTCAG ccGCGGGTCAACCAGTTGGTGCTGCTAACACTGGCAAAGTTCTGACCGGTGATTTGGACAGCAGTCTAGCGAGCCTTGCGCAAAACTTAACAATTAATAAGAGCGCGCAGCAGCAAGTAAA gGGAATGCAATGGAACTCACCGAAGAATGCAGCGAAAACAGGCGGTCCTGCCGGTGGATGGACACCACAGCCCATGGCAGCTACTACTGGTGCTGGATATCGGCCCATG GGCCAGGGAATGACGCAACTGCTACCTACGACCACTACGACTATAGGTTTCCCTTCACAACCCGCGATGATG GGTATGCAAGGTATGCCGATGGGCATGCAGGGTATGCAGGGTATGAGGCCGATGATGTGCACTATCCCAGGTGCTTCCGCCGCCGGTGGCGGAATGATGGTTACGGGAGGAGCTGCGCCTATGATGGCAATGCCCGGCGCGAATCCCATGATGGCTGGTCCTAATTTGCAACAGCAGCATCCTCAAGCTCAACCCGCTGCAGCAGCTCAGTCACAAGGCAATGCTGTCCAACTCGATCCTTTTGGTGCTCTGTGA
- the Lap gene encoding phosphatidylinositol-binding clathrin assembly protein isoform X7, giving the protein MAGQTINDRLLAARHSIAGQGLAKSVCKATTEEMIGPKKKHLDYLIHCTNEPNVSIPQLANLLIERSQNTNWTVVFKALITVHHMMCYGNERFTQYLASSNSTFQLNNFLDKSGVQGYDMSPFIRRYAKYLNEKALSYRTVAFDFCKVKRGKEDGTLRIMNAEKLLKTLPVLQSQLDALLEFDCTANDLTNGVINMAFMLLFRDLIRLFACYNDGIINLLEKYFDMNKKQCRDALDLYKKFLIRMDRVGEFLKVAENVGIDKGDIPDLTKAPSSLLDALEQHLASLEGKKGSAANTPTQSASTAFGTAASNARLEQTGNGHIDEALRQQALAEEEAAMNQYKAKVQSPSSTSTNPFLSSPTNNANQPIVDLFGASTDNQQSSQKASDDLLQLAGNPFANMFGAQSATVTTQPSAQMQNNMWMINGTAGAPGAAASVPNPFMSDFPSLGTTGGQQATNAGAFGLFDQNAGGESVQAAQTGTAQPGDLFSAGQADLFGSDGSAAAMLKNPANSGDGDAAAAEVVASAVPPTVGKASSTATPPPRPPPPATAVAAANGAAPRAMSPTLGGGAPHGRSAAATAPTAAAAPGSASSKSAFDDLNDSIRMALGGSPSRPAPMIQQQQAAMTAQQQPLQQQMPPAAAAGAGMFGMNDPTTGQPVMSGAPIVGYGIPTQAQVPVGYGSPAKQPMSAAGQPVGAANTGKVLTGDLDSSLASLAQNLTINKSAQQQVKGMQWNSPKNAAKTGGPAGGWTPQPMAATTGAGYRPMGQGMTQLLPTTTTTIGFPSQPAMMGMQGMPMGMQGMQGMRPMMCTIPGASAAGGGMMVTGGAAPMMAMPGANPMMAGPNLQQQHPQAQPAAAAQSQGNAVQLDPFGAL; this is encoded by the exons ATTTAATCCATTGCACGAATGAGCCAAATGTCTCCATACCGCAGCTCGCTAATCTCTTGATAGAACGTTCGCAGAACACAAACTGGACGGTGGTCTTCAAAGCTCTGATCACTGTGCATCATATGATGTGCTATGGCAATGAG aggTTCACACAGTATCTCGCGTCCAGCAACAGCACGTTTCAGCTTAATAATTTCCTCGACAAGAGCGGCGTACAAg GATATGACATGTCACCCTTCATTAGGCGCTACGCTAAATATCTTAACGAGAAGGCTCTCTCCTACAGGACGGTAGCGTTTGACTTTTGCAAAGTGAAAAGAGG GAAGGAGGACGGCACTTTACGCATAATGAATGCCGAGAAACTCCTGAAAACTTTGCCGGTGTTGCAGTCGCAACTCGACGCACTGCTGGAATTCGATTGTACGGCTAACGACCTCACGAATGGCGTCATAAACATGGCCTTCATGCTCCTCTTTCGAGATCTTATCCGGTTATTTGCCTGCTATAATGATGGCATCATTAATCTGTTAG AAAAGTATTTCGACATGAACAAGAAACAATGTCGAGACGCTTTAGATCTTTACAAGAAGTTCCTCATACGCATGGACAGGGTCGGGGAATTTCTGAAAGTCGCAGAA aatgtTGGCATTGATAAAGGAGACATACCAGATTTGACAAAG GCACCGAGCAGTTTATTGGATGCCTTAGAACAACATCTTGCTTCTCTGGAGGGGAAAAAAGGTTCCGCCGCAAACACGCCGACGCAGTCAGCAAG TACCGCGTTCGGAACAGCAGCCAGTAATGCACGGCTCGAGCAAACTGGAAACGGCCACATCGACGAAGCGTTGCGACAGCAAGCTCTCGCGGAAGAAGAAGCCGCTATGAATCAATACAAG GCAAAAGTACAGTCGCCATCAAGTACTAGCACGAATCCTTTCCTCAGTTCGCCAACCAATAACGCTAACCAACCGATCGTGGACTTGTTCGGTGCAAGCACCGATAATCAG CAATCGTCTCAGAAAGCGTCGGACGATTTGCTGCAGCTGGCAGGCAATCCATTTGCAAACATGTTTGGAGCGCAGTCTGCCACAGTAACCACGCAGCCCTCCGCTCAGATGCAGAATAACATGTGGATGATCAACGGTACTG CTGGCGCCCCAGGAGCAGCCGCGTCCGTACCTAATCCCTTTATGTCCGATTTCCCGTCCCTCGGTACCACCGGCGGTCAGCAGGCGACGAACGCGGGCGCTTTCGGGCTCTTCGATCAGAATGCCGGCGGAGAATCAGTACAGGCAGCGCAAACGGGAACGGCGCAACCCGGAGACCTTTTCAGTGCCGGTCAAGCGGATCTTTTCGGGAGCGACGGGTCCGCCGCCGCGATGCTGAAGAACCCCGCGAACAGCGGCGACGGGGATGCTGCGGCGGCCGAGGTGGTGGCGTCTGCGGTACCTCCTACCGTCGGGAAAGCATCGTCCACGGCTACGCCGCCACCTAGACCACCGCCACCCGCGACCGCCGTTGCTGCTGCGAACGGTGCCGCACCGCGTGCAATGTCTCCGACCCTTGGTGGTGGAGCGCCACATGGTAGGtcagcggcggcgacggcgccaaCGGCGGCAGCGGCCCCGGGCTCCGCTTCTAGCAAGAGCGCGTTCGATGATCTTAACGACAGTATCCGTATGGCACTGGGTGGGTCTCCGTCACGGCCAGCGCCCATGATCCAGCAGCAACAAGCTGCAATGACCGCGCAACAGCAACCGCTGCAGCAACAAATGCCGCCGGCAGCAGCGGCGGGCGCTGGTATGTTTGGCATGAACGATCCCACGACCGGTCAACCCGTGATGTCCGGTGCGCCGATCGTAGGCTACGGTATCCCTACCCAAGCCCAAGTCCCCGTGGGGTACGGTTCGCCGGCAAAGCAGCCGATGTCAG ccGCGGGTCAACCAGTTGGTGCTGCTAACACTGGCAAAGTTCTGACCGGTGATTTGGACAGCAGTCTAGCGAGCCTTGCGCAAAACTTAACAATTAATAAGAGCGCGCAGCAGCAAGTAAA gGGAATGCAATGGAACTCACCGAAGAATGCAGCGAAAACAGGCGGTCCTGCCGGTGGATGGACACCACAGCCCATGGCAGCTACTACTGGTGCTGGATATCGGCCCATG GGCCAGGGAATGACGCAACTGCTACCTACGACCACTACGACTATAGGTTTCCCTTCACAACCCGCGATGATG GGTATGCAAGGTATGCCGATGGGCATGCAGGGTATGCAGGGTATGAGGCCGATGATGTGCACTATCCCAGGTGCTTCCGCCGCCGGTGGCGGAATGATGGTTACGGGAGGAGCTGCGCCTATGATGGCAATGCCCGGCGCGAATCCCATGATGGCTGGTCCTAATTTGCAACAGCAGCATCCTCAAGCTCAACCCGCTGCAGCAGCTCAGTCACAAGGCAATGCTGTCCAACTCGATCCTTTTGGTGCTCTGTGA
- the Lap gene encoding phosphatidylinositol-binding clathrin assembly protein isoform X4: MAGQTINDRLLAARHSIAGQGLAKSVCKATTEEMIGPKKKHLDYLIHCTNEPNVSIPQLANLLIERSQNTNWTVVFKALITVHHMMCYGNERFTQYLASSNSTFQLNNFLDKSGVQGYDMSPFIRRYAKYLNEKALSYRTVAFDFCKVKRGKEDGTLRIMNAEKLLKTLPVLQSQLDALLEFDCTANDLTNGVINMAFMLLFRDLIRLFACYNDGIINLLEKYFDMNKKQCRDALDLYKKFLIRMDRVGEFLKVAENVGIDKGDIPDLTKAPSSLLDALEQHLASLEGKKGSAANTPTQSASSNRTNVKSGVSALSSTSTAFGTAASNARLEQTGNGHIDEALRQQALAEEEAAMNQYKAKVQSPSSTSTNPFLSSPTNNANQPIVDLFGASTDNQQSSQKASDDLLQLAGNPFANMFGAQSATVTTQPSAQMQNNMWMINGTAGAPGAAASVPNPFMSDFPSLGTTGGQQATNAGAFGLFDQNAGGESVQAAQTGTAQPGDLFSAGQADLFGSDGSAAAMLKNPANSGDGDAAAAEVVASAVPPTVGKASSTATPPPRPPPPATAVAAANGAAPRAMSPTLGGGAPHGRSAAATAPTAAAAPGSASSKSAFDDLNDSIRMALGGSPSRPAPMIQQQQAAMTAQQQPLQQQMPPAAAAGAGMFGMNDPTTGQPVMSGAPIVGYGIPTQAQVPVGYGSPAKQPMSAAGQPVGAANTGKVLTGDLDSSLASLAQNLTINKSAQQQVKGMQWNSPKNAAKTGGPAGGWTPQPMAATTGAGYRPMGQGMTQLLPTTTTTIGFPSQPAMMGMQGMPMGMQGMQGMRPMMCTIPGASAAGGGMMVTGGAAPMMAMPGANPMMAGPNLQQQHPQAQPAAAAQSQGNAVQLDPFGAL, from the exons ATTTAATCCATTGCACGAATGAGCCAAATGTCTCCATACCGCAGCTCGCTAATCTCTTGATAGAACGTTCGCAGAACACAAACTGGACGGTGGTCTTCAAAGCTCTGATCACTGTGCATCATATGATGTGCTATGGCAATGAG aggTTCACACAGTATCTCGCGTCCAGCAACAGCACGTTTCAGCTTAATAATTTCCTCGACAAGAGCGGCGTACAAg GATATGACATGTCACCCTTCATTAGGCGCTACGCTAAATATCTTAACGAGAAGGCTCTCTCCTACAGGACGGTAGCGTTTGACTTTTGCAAAGTGAAAAGAGG GAAGGAGGACGGCACTTTACGCATAATGAATGCCGAGAAACTCCTGAAAACTTTGCCGGTGTTGCAGTCGCAACTCGACGCACTGCTGGAATTCGATTGTACGGCTAACGACCTCACGAATGGCGTCATAAACATGGCCTTCATGCTCCTCTTTCGAGATCTTATCCGGTTATTTGCCTGCTATAATGATGGCATCATTAATCTGTTAG AAAAGTATTTCGACATGAACAAGAAACAATGTCGAGACGCTTTAGATCTTTACAAGAAGTTCCTCATACGCATGGACAGGGTCGGGGAATTTCTGAAAGTCGCAGAA aatgtTGGCATTGATAAAGGAGACATACCAGATTTGACAAAG GCACCGAGCAGTTTATTGGATGCCTTAGAACAACATCTTGCTTCTCTGGAGGGGAAAAAAGGTTCCGCCGCAAACACGCCGACGCAGTCAGCAAG CAGCAATAGAACCAATGTAAAGTCGGGAGTGTCCGCCCTGTCTTCCACCAGTACCGCGTTCGGAACAGCAGCCAGTAATGCACGGCTCGAGCAAACTGGAAACGGCCACATCGACGAAGCGTTGCGACAGCAAGCTCTCGCGGAAGAAGAAGCCGCTATGAATCAATACAAG GCAAAAGTACAGTCGCCATCAAGTACTAGCACGAATCCTTTCCTCAGTTCGCCAACCAATAACGCTAACCAACCGATCGTGGACTTGTTCGGTGCAAGCACCGATAATCAG CAATCGTCTCAGAAAGCGTCGGACGATTTGCTGCAGCTGGCAGGCAATCCATTTGCAAACATGTTTGGAGCGCAGTCTGCCACAGTAACCACGCAGCCCTCCGCTCAGATGCAGAATAACATGTGGATGATCAACGGTACTG CTGGCGCCCCAGGAGCAGCCGCGTCCGTACCTAATCCCTTTATGTCCGATTTCCCGTCCCTCGGTACCACCGGCGGTCAGCAGGCGACGAACGCGGGCGCTTTCGGGCTCTTCGATCAGAATGCCGGCGGAGAATCAGTACAGGCAGCGCAAACGGGAACGGCGCAACCCGGAGACCTTTTCAGTGCCGGTCAAGCGGATCTTTTCGGGAGCGACGGGTCCGCCGCCGCGATGCTGAAGAACCCCGCGAACAGCGGCGACGGGGATGCTGCGGCGGCCGAGGTGGTGGCGTCTGCGGTACCTCCTACCGTCGGGAAAGCATCGTCCACGGCTACGCCGCCACCTAGACCACCGCCACCCGCGACCGCCGTTGCTGCTGCGAACGGTGCCGCACCGCGTGCAATGTCTCCGACCCTTGGTGGTGGAGCGCCACATGGTAGGtcagcggcggcgacggcgccaaCGGCGGCAGCGGCCCCGGGCTCCGCTTCTAGCAAGAGCGCGTTCGATGATCTTAACGACAGTATCCGTATGGCACTGGGTGGGTCTCCGTCACGGCCAGCGCCCATGATCCAGCAGCAACAAGCTGCAATGACCGCGCAACAGCAACCGCTGCAGCAACAAATGCCGCCGGCAGCAGCGGCGGGCGCTGGTATGTTTGGCATGAACGATCCCACGACCGGTCAACCCGTGATGTCCGGTGCGCCGATCGTAGGCTACGGTATCCCTACCCAAGCCCAAGTCCCCGTGGGGTACGGTTCGCCGGCAAAGCAGCCGATGTCAG ccGCGGGTCAACCAGTTGGTGCTGCTAACACTGGCAAAGTTCTGACCGGTGATTTGGACAGCAGTCTAGCGAGCCTTGCGCAAAACTTAACAATTAATAAGAGCGCGCAGCAGCAAGTAAA gGGAATGCAATGGAACTCACCGAAGAATGCAGCGAAAACAGGCGGTCCTGCCGGTGGATGGACACCACAGCCCATGGCAGCTACTACTGGTGCTGGATATCGGCCCATG GGCCAGGGAATGACGCAACTGCTACCTACGACCACTACGACTATAGGTTTCCCTTCACAACCCGCGATGATG GGTATGCAAGGTATGCCGATGGGCATGCAGGGTATGCAGGGTATGAGGCCGATGATGTGCACTATCCCAGGTGCTTCCGCCGCCGGTGGCGGAATGATGGTTACGGGAGGAGCTGCGCCTATGATGGCAATGCCCGGCGCGAATCCCATGATGGCTGGTCCTAATTTGCAACAGCAGCATCCTCAAGCTCAACCCGCTGCAGCAGCTCAGTCACAAGGCAATGCTGTCCAACTCGATCCTTTTGGTGCTCTGTGA